Proteins co-encoded in one Arachis hypogaea cultivar Tifrunner chromosome 11, arahy.Tifrunner.gnm2.J5K5, whole genome shotgun sequence genomic window:
- the LOC112721413 gene encoding protein FAR1-RELATED SEQUENCE 5-like yields the protein MDFSSFFDSEGEDSFGSASDDGRGRYSASDDDYDDDENLECNEAHEGGENSEGGADDRNGTGDADDASEGGLRQPVGANDFLGKEFATEEDAYAAYKEFAKIRGFGVRKGDVARVDGVLIRRDFFCHRQGTRHAKHYDRPERVREERLESRTDCKAKLKIYYDMQHSVWRVRTIVDEHNHELAPAVFARLLPSHRKMSDGDKAQVDSFKQFGIPTSKIMAYMAGQSGGYGMLRFTKRDLYNYVHGQRVARICDGDAAATISYLEGKANADMRTVARYTRTSDNRLGSLIWADGEMMMDYQLFGDVLAFDSTYRSNNYRKPLVVFSGTNHHKQTSIFGFALLEDEEVRAYRWVLMNLLDVMGQKMPCVVVTDGDKAMRSAIAEVMPTVTHRLCGWHLEKNCVQRVKEAEFRKVFRKAIYANFEICEFEEYWKASVESLGLHDNTWVKSTYESRHSWATAYLRGTFCAGYRTTSRCEGINAFIKGFLKSTDSILELVHSLDRVVKNYRNNEITAQFYSTYYSPVLTTSLDSIERFASKVYTRAVFREVKKQIKAVATLLFRGKDSISTTTVYTFSRMGKPNRKHKVLFDPNEEKIECECSMWNSEGIPCSHIFCAMKYEGLEEIPPGLILRRWCKDAKDCRSTQVDNKDGPEGRLLRYGALFGAMSLVAQLGAEDAAEFVVARDGIASLIETLQRRHFDKVGSKLGLSPLSQIKDPVVSKTKGAPRKGRS from the coding sequence ATGGATTTCAGCAGTTTCTTTGATAGTGAGGGTGAAGACTCATTTGGGAGTGCCTCTGATGATGGTCGCGGACGTTATAGTGCGAGTGATGATGACTATGATGACGACGAGAACCTCGAGTGCAATGAGGCCCACGAAGGCGGGGAAAATAGTGAAGGCGGGGCCGATGATCGTAATGGGACGGGTGATGCAGATGATGCATCAGAGGGTGGTCTCCGCCAGCCGGTCGGGGCGAATGACTTCTTGGGAAAAGAGTTTGCAACGGAGGAGGATGCCTATGCTGCCTACAAGGAATTTGCTAAAATAAGGGGTTTTGGAGTACGGAAGGGAGATGTGGCTCGTGTGGATGGGGTGTTGATTAGGCGAGATTTTTTCTGCCATCGACAAGGTACAAGACATGCTAAGCACTACGACCGTCCTGAGCGAGTAAGGGAGGAGAGGTTGGAGAGTCGCACAGACTGTAAGGCCAAGTTGAAGATTTACTATGATATGCAGCATAGTGTATGGAGGGTCAGGACCATCGTCGACGAACACAACCACGAGCTTGCTCCAGCAGTGTTCGCACGTCTCCTTCCTAGTCATCGGAAGATGAGTGACGGTGACAAGGCACAGGTGGATAGTTTCAAGCAGTTTGGGATCCCCACGTCGAAGATAATGGCTTACATGGCGGGACAGTCTGGTGGGTATGGCATGCTCCGATTTACGAAACGGGATCTGTATAATTATGTCCATGGGCAAAGGGTTGCGCGAATATGCGACGGCGACGCTGCGGCGACTATCAGTTACTTGGAGGGAAAGGCAAATGCTGACATGAGGACGGTGGCCCGATACACACGGACGTCGGACAATCGTCTGGGTAGCCTAATCTGGGCTGACGGTGAGATGATGATGGATTATCAGCTATTTGGTGACGTGTTGGCTTTTGATTCGACGTACCGATCTAACAATTATAGGAAACCATTGGTGGTTTTCTCTGGGACAAATCACCACAAACAGACTTCGATATTTGGGTTCGCGTTGCTGGAGGATGAAGAGGTCCGCGCTTATAGGTGGGTGTTAATGAACCTGCTCGATGTCATGGGGCAGAAGATGCCTTGTGTAGTGGTTACCGACGGAGACAAGGCGATGCGCTCTGCAATTGCGGAGGTGATGCCGACGGTGACACATAGACTCTGTGGTTGGCACCTGGAGAAGAATTGCGTGCAACGGGTGAAAGAAGCAGAATTTCGCAAGGTGTTTCGGAAAGCGATTTATGCAAACTTTGAAATCTGCGAGTTTGAGGAGTATTGGAAGGCATCGGTCGAGTCGCTTGGCCTACATGATAACACTTGGGTTAAGTCCACGTATGAAAGTAGACATAGTTGGGCAACAGCGTACCTTAGGGGAACTTTTTGTGCGGGATATAGAACGACCTCTAGATGTGAAGGGATAAATGCTTTCATTAAGGGTTTCCTTAAATCAACCGATAGCATTTTGGAACTTGTGCATAGTTTGGATCGGGTTGTAAAGAACTACCGGAATAATGAAATAACAGCCCAATTCTACTCCACGTACTACAGTCCAGTGCTGACCACCAGCCTTGATTCGATCGAGCGGTTTGCATCGAAGGTGTATACAAGAGCAGTGTTTAGAGAAGTGAAGAAACAAATCAAGGCTGTGGCCACGCTATTGTTTCGGGGGAAGGATAGCATCAGCACGACAACTGTGTACACATTCTCGCGGATGGGGAAACCCAACAGAAAACACAAGGTATTGTTTGACCCGAACGAGGAAAAAATAGAGTGTGAGTGTTCCATGTGGAACAGTGAAGGGATTCCATGTAGCCATATCTTCTGTGCGATGAAGTACGAGGGTTTGGAAGAAATCCCGCCCGGTCTTATTCTAAGAAGATGGTGCAAGGATGCGAAGGATTGTAGATCCACCCAGGTTGATAATAAAGACGGCCCTGAAGGCCGCTTGCTGCGATACGGTGCCCTTTTTGGGGCAATGAGTTTAGTTGCGCAACTTGGGGCCGAAGATGCTGCAGAGTTTGTTGTGGCTAGGGATGGGATTGCCAGTCTAATCGAAACCCTTCAGCGGAGACACTTTGACAAGGTTGGGAGCAAACTTGGTCTATCGCCGTTATCCCAGATCAAGGACCCCGTTGTATCAAAGACAAAGGGGGCACCGAGGAAGGGAAGGAGTTAG